In the Flavobacteriales bacterium genome, GCGGGTTCAGCAGCGGGTTGATGTCGATCGCGATCCCTTGGGCGTGCTTGGAGGTCTCGGGCACGTGGGCCTTGCCGCGGTAGTTGAAGGCGCTGGTGTTGTTGTCGGCATGGAGGCGGCATCGTCCCAGCCCGTGCTGTCGGCGTTGAGCCCGTAGCGGTTCACCGGCACCACCTTGGCGATGGGGAAGCGGTCATGCAGCAGTCCCTCGAAGATCGCCCGCACCTCGCCGGCCACGCACGCGTGCACCAGCAGGATGCCCGTGCACAGGCGGCTGGTGTCGACCGCCGAACAGCTGCTGTCCGCGAAGCCGTAGTAGGTGACCTCCACCGCCTCCAGGTGGTCGCGGATGCCAGGGTCCAACGGCCCGAGCTTGCGCTCGATGATCCGCAGTTGAACCTCCAGACCGGCGGTGTCGGCCAGGGTGCTATGCGCTATCAGCGTATCATGCCACCTGGGCTTCTTCTCGGTCCAGGCCGGAGGTTCATGGCTGTCCGACCCGCAGGCAAGGGCCAGCAGGTGGAAGAGCTGGATGCAGGGCAGGGCGTGACGCATCGAAGGACCAGCACCTGCAAAGGTGGGCGCCCGGACCTCACTCCGCCTTTTTGGGCAGGGGGCGCCAGGTGTAGCTCTTCTGCACGATCCGCCAGGCGCCTTCGTACCGGAGCAGCAGGAAGTAATCGGTGAACACCCGCCAGCCCGGCACCACGATCTCGGCCTTGGCCATGGCGGCGTTGTGCTCCACGTCGATGGAGATGATCCGGCCTTGGCGCTCGTTCCGTTCGCCCGGCTTGAACCCTGCGATGTACTTCTCCCCCGAGCGCACCCACAGGCTGTCGCGCTCATTCACCGTGTAGAGGTTGAAGTCGGGATGGAACGCGCGGCGTAAACGCTCCGGCTCGCCATTGGCCGTGCCCTCGATGTAGTCCATCAGCGTCGTACGGATCTGCTCGATGTCGGAGGTCGCGTTCTGAGCGAACGCTGATGCGATGGAGAACAGGCCGGTCAAGAGGAGAGGGGTGCGCATGGCGACAAAGTAGTCCCGCTCCGCGCAAGGCCGGTCCCGCCGGGACACGGTTCATCCCAGAAGGGCCGGGACGCTCAAGACCGGTTCTCCGCCACCTGCGCCATGGCGTGCTCGGCAAGGGCGGTGATGGTGAGGCTGGGGTTCACGCCGGGATTGGCCGAGATGGCGCTGCCGTCGCACACCCAGAGGTTCGCGTAGCCGAACACCCGGTTGTGCCGGTCGATCACACCGGTGGAGGCATCGGCGCCCATGCACGCGCCGCCGAGGATGTGCGCGGTGGTGGGGATGCCCAGCAGCGTCTCCTGCAGCAGCACCATGGCCTTGCCGTTCACGATGCGTTCCACCCGGTGGGCGATGTCCTGCGCCTGCGGGTTGAAGGCCGTGGGCGCTGCGCCCGACTCCAGGGCGCTCCGCGTGCCGAAGGTGCCGCGCTTCAGGCGGAGGGTGGAGTCGATGCTCTCCATGTAGAGCAGGATGTGCGTGCGCCGGCTCCAGTCGTTCACGAAGAAGGTGCGGAGGTACTGCCCCGGCTGCTTCAACGGCAGCAGCACCATGTTCAGCAGGCGCTGCGGCCAGGCGCTGCCCTTCACCATCGGCGCCATCAGGATCCGCCAGATGCCATTGCCGGGCGGGTACTTCACGGGCTCCACGTGCCGGTCCTGGTCCAGCTCCACGATGGAGCCGATGGCGATGCCTTCCGAGAAGGTGGCCTTGCGGTCGAAGGTGGTGACGCCGATGAGGCTCTCGGAGTTGGTGCGCACGCCGTGGCCCAAGGTGTCCGAGAGGTTCGGCAGGCTGCCGGCCTTCAGCTTCAGGAGCAGGGGCAGGGTGCCCATCACGCCGCCGGCGAACACCACGCCCCGCGCCGTCACCGTGCGGATGCGCGGGAACCAGCTGGACGGGTCGCGGTAACGGATGCGGTAGCCGGCGCTGCCATCGGGGCTCAGGGGCTTCACGTCCACCACCTCGGCGTTGGCGCGGATGGTGCAGCCCAGCTGTTGCGCCAGGTGCAGGTAGTTCTTGTCGAGCGTGTTCTTGGCGTTATGCCGGCAGCCCAGCATGCAGCCGCCGCACTGGATGCAGCCGGTGCGGTCGGGTCCCTTGCCGCCGAAGTAAGGGTCCTTCACGGTGACGCCTGGTGTGCCGAAATGCACGGCGGCATCCACGGTGCTGAAGCCTTCGGGGACGCCCAGATCGGCGGCCAGCTCCTGCATCACCAGGTCGCTGCGGCTGGTGTAGGGGTGGCGCTCGGTGCCGAGCATGCGCCTGGCCAGAGCGTAGTACGGAGCCAGTTCGCGCTCCCAGTCGCACAGGTCCTTCCAGCTGCCGGTGTGGAAGAAGGGCGCGCGGGGCACGGGCAGGGTGTTCGCGTAGACCAGCGAGCCACCGCCCACGCCGGTGCCGCTCAGCACCGTCACATGCCGGAAGAAGCTGATCTTGAACAGGCCCCGCCAGCCCAGACGAGGCGCCCAGAGCCAGCGGCGGAGGTTCCAGTTGGAGCTGGGAAAGTCGGCTGGCTTGTTGAACCACCGGCCCTTCTCCAGCACCAGCACGCGGTAGCCCTTCTCGCTGAGGCGTAGCGCCGCCACCGAGCCGCCGAAGCCGCTGCCGATCACCACGTGGTCGACGTCGAAGGAAGGCGTTCCCGGTTCGTGCATCCGAGCTGTGGGTCAAGCGAGCTCGTCCCTGCCCAGCCGCTCCTTCAAGCGGTCGATCTCGCGGTCCATCACGCGGAACCACAGGGGCGGGAAGAAGGCCAGGGCCATCATGGCGGGATAGCCGGCGGGCAGCTGTGGGCTCTCGTCGAAGTGGCGCAGCACCTGGTACGTGCGGCTGGCCAGGTAATGGTGGTCGCTGTGGCGCGTGAGCTCCAGGAGGATCAGGCGGCCGAGCGGGTGGTCGGAGTTCCAGGAGTGGATGGGCAGCGGACGTTCGTAGCTGTCGCCGTTCCTCTTCCGCCGCAGGCCGTAATGCTCGATGTAGTTCACCGTTTCCAGCAGCAGGATGCCGATGAGCGCGGCCCCCAAGAACCAGCCCATCACTTCCACGCCGAATTGGGCCGCGATCGCAACGACCAGCGCGACCTGGATCACTTGGAAGCCCAGCATCTCGTTGTGCCAGCTCCACACGGGCAGGCCCTTCTTCCGCAGCCGTTGCGCTTCCAGCTTCCACGCGCTGAGCCAGCTGCCGGTGATCGTGCGCACGAAGAAGGCGTAGAGCCACTCGCCGCGCCGGCTGCTGGCGGGGTCCGCGTCGGTGCTCACGTGTTTGTGGTGGCCGCGGTTGTGCTCGATGAAGAAGTGGATGTACAGCGTGGTGAGCAGCAGCGCCTTGGCCATGAACTGCTCGTGCTTGGTGGGCCGGTGCCCCAGCTCGTGCGCGGCGTTGATGCCCAGCACGCCACAGGCCATGCCGAAGGCCGAGGTGAGCCCCAGCTTCACCACCCACGAGAGCTCCGCGGCGCTCACTTGCACCAGGAAGAAGAGCAGCAGGCCCCATTGGATGGGCACCAGGCTGTAGAGGATGAGGTCGTAGGTGCGGTCCTGCCTGGCCACGGCCTCCTGCACGGCATCCAGGTTGCGCGGGTCGGGTTTCAGGAACAGTTCAATGACCGGCAGCACCCCGAAGACGAAGGCCACCGCGGCGAAGGACCATGCGTTCCGCACCGCGAGCGAGGCCGCGACCACCCCGGGGATCAGGTAGACCAAGGAGTACTTGAGCGCGTTGGGGCGCATGGATGACAAGGATGCCCCGAAGTTATTGAGCCCAAGGGGCGGCTACCACGTGTACGCATGCGGTGTGCTTCCCCGGATGAAGGTGTGCGACCGCGTGGGCAGCTTCTCGCCCTCCACATGCACCAGGTTCTGCTGTTCGTAGAAGAGGTCCTGCAGCAGGGTGTTCTGCACCAGCAGATCCTTCGGTGAGGTGATGCTGTCCACCTGCAGGTAGCAGTAGAGCGTTTCGCCGTCGAGCTCCTTGCCGATCCAGGTCCAGGTGAGCTGTTCCTCCTGCATCAGCACGAGGTGCTGCCTGAAGTAGGTGTTCAGGATGCTGTCGGCCTTGGGGTGCTCGCGATCGGACCCGAGCTTCAGCGGGGCCACGTTCTCCAGGGCATGCTCGATGTCGTGGGCCGTGATCCGCCAGGTGAGGTCGAGGGTCTGCGTGGCCGGGGAATGGCGGATGGTGAGGATGGAGACAAAGAAATCGTGGACGCTCAGCGCTCCGGTGAGGAAGAGGGCGAGGAGGGAGGCTTTCATACCGGTACAAAAGTGGGGATGAGTGGCGAGTCATGAGTAGCGAGTGGCGAGTAAATGCCGCGAGACTGTTCAGTAAAGTGTGTCAGGCCGGATTGCGAACTTCAACACCTGACCCATGGAGGACAAGACGGACAAGTTCGATTACGAAGCCTTCGAGAAGGAGGCCATGAAGCAATTGCTACTGGGCAAGCCCTTGAGCGGCAGCGATGGGGTGCTGACCCCGCTGGTGAAGCGACTGATGGAGGCCTCGCTACGGGGCGAGCTGAGCGCTCACCTGGCCGAGGAGCCGCCTGGAGGTAACCGGCGCAACGGACATGGGCGCAAGCGGATGAAGACCGCCCACGGAGAGGTGGAGATCGCCACGCCGCGCGACCGTGAGGGAACCTTTGACCCGGTGCTGCTGCCCAAGCGCGAGCGCGTGCTGAACGCCGAGCTGGACATGAAGATCATCAAGCTCTACGGGCTTGGGATGAGCCAGCGCGACATAAGCGACCATGTGCGGGACCTGTACGGCATCGAGGTGAGCGAGGCCACGATCAGCGCGGTGACCGACCAGGTGATCGCCGATGTACAGACCTGGCGGCAGCGGCCCTTGGAGGCGCGCTACGCGATCGTGTGGCTCGATGCCATCCACTTCAAGGTGAAGCAGGAAGGGCGCGTGGTGAACAAGGCCGTATACACCGCCTTGGGCGTTGGCCCCGATGGCCACAAGGACCTGCTGGGCCTGTACGTGGGGCAGAGCGAAGGGGCCAAGTTCTGGCTGGGCGTGCTGGGCGACCTGCGCCAACGCGGCGTGGAGGACATGCTGATCGCATGCATCGACAACCTGAGCGGCTTCTCCGACGCGATCTCCTTGGTGTACCCACAGAGCGATATCCAGCTCTGCATCGTGCACCAGGTGCGCAATACCCTGAAGTACGTCAGCTACAAGCACTACAAGGAGGTGGTCAAGGACATGCGGGCCATCTACCGGGCTCCTGGTGAGCAGCAAGCGCTGCATGCCCTGGAGGTCTTCAGCGACAAATGGGGGGAACGCTACCCGCAGGCGGTGAGCTCCTGGCACACCAACTGGCCGCTGCTGGCCAGCCAGTACCGCTACAGCGAGCGCATCCGGCGGCTCATCTACACCACCAATCCCATCGAGGGCTTCCACGCTCAGCTGCGCAAGTACACCAAGACCAAGCGCGTCTTCGACAACGACATGGCCCTGCTCAAGCTGCTCTATCTGGCCCAGCAGCGCATCGTGGAGAAAATGGCCGCCAAGCCCATCTTCGCTTGGAGGGAGATAGCCGCCGAGCTACGCCTGCTCTTCGGCCCACGCTTCGATCCACAGGCGATCAACACCGATCAACAGGTTCTGAGTCTCCCCCGGACCCCCTCGTTCAAAACCCAACAACATCAACATCGTCAGCAATAACGATGATGACACACTTTATCTAACAGACCCAATGCCGCCAACCGACATTTCCTGAGGCGGACATTTTACTCACCACTCACTACTCGCCACTCATGACTCGCCACTGCCCACGTACTTTCGCAGACATGCCTTCGAAGCTCTTCCTCGCCCTTTGCACAGCGGTCATAGCCTGCACTGCCACCCTCGCCCAGGACAGTCCCCGCTACGGCCGCGACAAGTTCCGCCAGCTCGACCAGGAACTGCCCACGCCTAACGAGCAGCGCACCGCCAGCGGAGCCCCCGGCCACGCCTACTGGCAGATGAAGGCCGACTACGACATCCACGTGGAGATCACCGAGCCCAAGGCCGGGGAAGGCGTGCTGCCGAAGCTGACGGGCTACGAGACCATCACCTACCACAACCAGAGCCCGGACAAGCTGGAGTACCTGTGGCTGCAGCTCGACCAGAACATCTTCGAGCCGGGCAGCGACGCCAACACCACCCGCACGGGTACACTACCCGACAGCGTGGGCCTGAGCCAGCTGGACAAGTGGGTGAACCCGTTCGACGGCGGGTACAAGATCACCGGTGTCACCGATGCCAATGGCGGCAAGCTGAAGTACACCATCAACAAGACCATGATGCGGGTGGACCTGCCG is a window encoding:
- a CDS encoding nuclear transport factor 2 family protein produces the protein MRTPLLLTGLFSIASAFAQNATSDIEQIRTTLMDYIEGTANGEPERLRRAFHPDFNLYTVNERDSLWVRSGEKYIAGFKPGERNERQGRIISIDVEHNAAMAKAEIVVPGWRVFTDYFLLLRYEGAWRIVQKSYTWRPLPKKAE
- a CDS encoding GMC family oxidoreductase, whose amino-acid sequence is MHEPGTPSFDVDHVVIGSGFGGSVAALRLSEKGYRVLVLEKGRWFNKPADFPSSNWNLRRWLWAPRLGWRGLFKISFFRHVTVLSGTGVGGGSLVYANTLPVPRAPFFHTGSWKDLCDWERELAPYYALARRMLGTERHPYTSRSDLVMQELAADLGVPEGFSTVDAAVHFGTPGVTVKDPYFGGKGPDRTGCIQCGGCMLGCRHNAKNTLDKNYLHLAQQLGCTIRANAEVVDVKPLSPDGSAGYRIRYRDPSSWFPRIRTVTARGVVFAGGVMGTLPLLLKLKAGSLPNLSDTLGHGVRTNSESLIGVTTFDRKATFSEGIAIGSIVELDQDRHVEPVKYPPGNGIWRILMAPMVKGSAWPQRLLNMVLLPLKQPGQYLRTFFVNDWSRRTHILLYMESIDSTLRLKRGTFGTRSALESGAAPTAFNPQAQDIAHRVERIVNGKAMVLLQETLLGIPTTAHILGGACMGADASTGVIDRHNRVFGYANLWVCDGSAISANPGVNPSLTITALAEHAMAQVAENRS
- a CDS encoding alkane 1-monooxygenase, whose product is MRPNALKYSLVYLIPGVVAASLAVRNAWSFAAVAFVFGVLPVIELFLKPDPRNLDAVQEAVARQDRTYDLILYSLVPIQWGLLLFFLVQVSAAELSWVVKLGLTSAFGMACGVLGINAAHELGHRPTKHEQFMAKALLLTTLYIHFFIEHNRGHHKHVSTDADPASSRRGEWLYAFFVRTITGSWLSAWKLEAQRLRKKGLPVWSWHNEMLGFQVIQVALVVAIAAQFGVEVMGWFLGAALIGILLLETVNYIEHYGLRRKRNGDSYERPLPIHSWNSDHPLGRLILLELTRHSDHHYLASRTYQVLRHFDESPQLPAGYPAMMALAFFPPLWFRVMDREIDRLKERLGRDELA